The genomic interval attttgtttaaatagCAATTTCGATATAAACAGCAATTTTAACTTTGAAGTACGTGGTGGGACTAAAAAACGCCAGTTTATCATACAGGGAATATGTGGACCTatcattttctttgtatttcagtTAAGTGATTGATATATAATGTTTTGGGTTAATTACTGCCAGTTCTGCTATGAAAATTGAACATATTTTAACTGTAAGAtttaatatttgagccgtgccatgagaaaaccaacatagtgggtttgcgaccagcatggatccagaccagcctgcgcatccgcgcagtctggtcaggatccatgctgttcgctttaaagcctattgaaattggagaaactgttagcgaacagcatggatcctgaccagactgcgcggatgcgcaggctggtctggatccatgctggtcgcaaacccactatgttggttttctcatggcacggctcattttacatTTAAGTACATTCTAACCTTACGCGAAGGGACATTACTCGGGAGAACGTTTGAGAAACGCCAGAAAAGAAAACCACaacaatatgtcaaaattattggGAACTGCGTGTTGTACGCAACTCGTACAACTTcactttcatatttaatgtttttgCGGATGCTGTAAAGGTAacgttttattgtttatttctaaaataagactAAATTTCGGCTGTTTTTTGTTGTCGCGCTCGTTCTAAATGTAAACCAAAGACGTTTTAAatcatttgtatatataataaacagaaaattcaaggttgttttttttttgcatgaatatggtttttattttcatctcgaggtatgaaaaaaatatttcactcgTAGCTACGCCACTggagataaattttaatttcataccactcgatgaaaataaaattcatattcatgCAAAAAGCTTGAATATcctgtatttctattttttttctgcaatctatatacattttattatgattgaggattttttttttgcatttttttctcttGACAGATAGGCCAAAATAACACTATTCAGTCAACCAATAGTTGCATGTACTAACAATTAACAAAGTATGAAGAAATTCTCTTGTTGCAAATTTTTTTAGACATTTGGCAAAACTGTAGCCGAGGCTTTAAagataattcttttaaatgaGACAAGGATTTGTGAATATTGTGGATTTTGTAAAGAATACGTAAGGAATAAGATTAtctcaaaatgactactcaattGTTTAGCCTTTTCTCTAACTTGTCAGCTTGAAAGTATCCtatgtttttcaaaaatgttcaccacatctaATTGATAGATGTAATAAGTTTCGAATTGTGTATATCTATCTGCTCATTACAGTCTGTGTAATTTTTGTCGGACCAGAATATTTAGTTTGGATAAAGTCGGGAAAATTACGGAAGAGTACCAACATAATTATAGAGCACACGTTCTGGTTAAGACAAAAACGGTCCAGTAAGATCAAAGCAAACTGTAATGTAAACGTTATTGTTTCacataaaacaaaaactgtttaagCGTTACAATTTTAATTGTATTATTGACAGGCAAATGTTAAGGAACATGTAAGATCTTTTAATTCATACCTCTCCTCTTGTGATTCTTTATTTTTAGTTATATTACACCGTCCCAGACCATTGTACTTTAATATTATTGTTGATTACATAACTCATTATATGAATCGCTGGTCCATTGTTTGTGTTATAGTTCAATACTACATTTTGCTGGGCTAAAGGCAATCCTtgaagaaaacagttactgaagttTATTTCTGACGTCATGTAATCTAgatttgactattgactggcaaacCATGCAGTAAgtgtataaaaacaaatttgataaaacacaCAATGactgtaaaatcttttttattactctcaaaaatatttttcatgaaatgtatCTCAAACAAAAACTCTCTCAGTAAAAGGAAACTTAAGGTAAAAGAAAAACACTTCGTATCAAtcttaaatgtaaacaattttacaacATGGAAAATAAACGAAATTATGGCACTGCATGAAATACAGCGAGACAACGCACTATCAGCACGATACTTCAACACTTAGAAAATCGCGCACACCCGCACACCCACACTCCATTCACCCATCCCCTTCTTGATGAGCGAAGTTGTCGTGTCCAAAATTTCCATCTAGACGATTTGTAGATTTTAAGGTTTAAATTTATTGAACATGCATTTTCGTGTTATCAAGAAACAATTACGTCTAAAATACCCTTACAATATATGAATAATTATGACAGTAATTATAACTGAACAAAGTTTGCAAAACAACATATCGTTTTGAAATATGACCCGCTCTCTGACATCAAGGCGCACTCCTAAATAAACTCCACACCAATTATTAGCTGCCTTATATATTTGATATGGTTGCAAGTGTGACCTAAAACATTCATTTATCATGATGTATTATCGTACAGTCTCTGGGTACAACAATCCTATTACAACAGCCTTTGTGCAGTAAACACATTTCAGTCCTCCTTGCGCAATTGATGGCCAGGAATCTACATGTTTCCACAAGTACTTCCGACAACTTAAAACTTTATCATGCTGTAAAGtctaatattaataaaaatgaagGGAATAACCTTTTTAATGTAATTAAACGGCTTATCAAGAGAAAGAGTCAACAGTCAACCCTGCACTAAAGACAGCATGTTAACAGACTCGTTAAGATCCATAATCTATTTCAAACCAAAACCTGTCATATTTTATGTGACGTCTTATACAAACTTGTGCTATTTGCCAGTGTGAGACAAAATAGaagtttacattttaatatatttgattattcATCTGCAATCCATTTAATAAGTTTATAGTAAAGACCAAAAGCATATGGCATGACATACTGTAAAGCTCTGGTAAAATTCCAATTGAGAATGCTTTTTTTCCatagattttaaatataaattccaCATATAAATGACACATCTGCTGCGAATTCTATTAATTAACATCCCTGTCCACATTAACACCATTTGGTGACACTCATTTGACCCCCATTTAATCACGGAACAAAGTTTTTACCGGCAGACCACGTGTGAgggattttaaaagtaaataacgcATGCTTTTCTCAAAATTCTCACGGTCAATGATTATGACACAATAACTCAAATGTCTGACCTAGTAACATATTTATGGTCATTATGCTACACAGTTCTAAGCGCGTGCAATTAATCTGACCAATCAAAAACCTAGCCAATGATGGATGATGAGGTAATTAAAACTTCTAATTATAGAATAGGTAACGAGGCACTAAAATTAGAACCAAATGTTGGATCTTAATTACTAAATTTGATATGATGTGTAATAAATTACTGTATTGATTTTGAACACAACCCCAATTATGATTCCTTCACTTTTTTGAGTAAGAGTTGTCCTCTAttgattattattgttatttattagaaTGTGAATCTCATGTTTATGCTTTGTACATACTGAGAAATCAATAATAAACTTGGAAACTTGGAAACTTGCTTTGGAGTCGTCTAAGTTTGGATTTTTTAccttttgctttattttattgtttaggTGACGTTACGCAGGCAAATCACACGTGACATTTAGCTAACCAGTCAGCATTGAATACACTACACTGGCACGCTAAGTTGATGCCACTTGGTCACCACATTTCTGGTTTTAGCTAACATTTCTTGCCAATGTATTAATCCTGCACCTCGTGCATACATAAATGATCCTAGAGTCACGTGACCAAGGTCGACGTCATTAGATATTGCTTGTCTGTTTGTCTTCACTAAAGTTACGACAAAGTTGAAATTTTCGATGCTTTTGTTTGTTGTGCTAAAAGCAAAAGACTCGTTGAAATTGACTTCCGGTAAAGCCATCTGCGTTAGTGTACGTTTGTTTTTCACTAGTTTGTTGCCATAGTAAAGCAAAAGGCGTACATGAAAACCTGCAAAATAAATATAGATTGCATATCAGCAAATATAtagtttcagtgtaagatcgaagtGTATTCCATCGTGTTAAAAAAATACCGAcgttaaattgaaaaatttttttttatgtatttgcaatGGTTTCAACCAAGTTATGCTTATTTTCCCGCGCAACATTATGGGCATTGCGTCATAAGGTCACAATATCTGTGTCAAAAATTGTGAAATGGTTATATGCGGTTTTCaagatttattttacataataacgAAGAGGGTACCTTTATGTTAGTGTccgtattataaaaatatttatctttacgaaagtatattattgaaaataaaattcaatgatTGATAATACACATTTCTTCTCTCGTAcaactgaaaaattaaaataacaatttcactgctttaaaacagtgaaaacttcaattttatttcactgaaaatttcaagtatttcacttaaaagcataaaataaatgataatatctGAATCATCTGAAAAATGAACTATAACTACTTAAGGTTGTGTGAATTGCCATTGTTACAGTGTTAATCTAGAgcaaaaaaagcaaagaaaatcaGCGATATCAAAGTAAAGAAAATTTCGGTTAAAGCATAATTTCCCGACTCTAATACACAAACATAATGGCGTGAAATTGTCAGATAAACCTTGCTTTTGAGGGATGCGGGTTTAATGTTTTCTATcgaaaatatacattcataaattttattacctGTATCGGGATCAGGTTTTGGACGGATATTTCTGGCCCTGAGGATGACAATTTTTAGTCTCTCTGTGTGTGGAAGATACGATAATGCAATGTTCAAATCACCAACAGACGACCCATACTGTAAGGCAGACGATATACCACTTAGCTACATGAATGGAATctgtatttgttaatttatacTTTTATTACGCGCTAATTTAAATATCTTTCCCATAAAGATATCAAAGTCTGCAAGATGGTCCTGTTCGATACGGCGTCGTGATTAATTAACCTTACATTTGCAAAAATAATGCAACCATTTCGTGTAGAAAAGAGGATAGGCATAGAGCTAATGAGACAGTATTTTAAATTGTGAACAGCCGTTATCAATACGTTTCTGTAAAATGttactttaataattaattttatcCTCTAAAACAAACAGTATGTAGATTTTAAACATGAActataaatcaaatgtaaaaacagcaaataatattttacatttatttctagtTCTAAATCCTTTGATATCACTCCAGAAGAACTGATGTTGACGTCTTGAAGTGGCACAATCGCATGACCTAGTGTATGACGTAATCGGCGTCTGTCTACATCATATACGGAAAATCTTAGACTTCTGTTTTTAATATCCCCGTAATTTACCTGTAAAATGTATAAACACAAAGGTTTATTTTTGGAAATTGTGTTTGAGCAACATATGAAGAACTGGATTCTAATAATTTCTGCAGTCATACGTGTACTTTTAAGAGTGCCTGCACTGTTATGCAACAAAGCACTACAAAGTTGGAGTAcgggtattataataataaaaatttggtTTTGATACAAACAccatattttcttgtaacaagGCAAGAACACCCAATCTCCAGGCGAAAGTACGAATTAATTGGATTATTTGAAAatgagctttaatatttttaaactagTAATACGAACACAGCGTAACAATATGACAACCCATTAATCAGGGTCTTGATTGCATAATAAAAAATGCACCGCGCCTGACAATTCCATTTCTgcaactctgaaccgtgataattaattgcacgcaaaactttaacctaattTTCTAAGTAGAATCTTTAATAAGGTGTAACGCCGACGCCGGATAGATCAGCTCTCATTTGTAAGGCAACGTAATTTAGTGGCAGAAAATATATTCATGATTCATATTAAACGCTTGAATTGTTGAAATGGGggattttcataattaaaaagtCCAAAATTAATTGTCTTGATATTTTTGGTTGAGGGATGAATAAGGGGAGGTAAAACGAAATGTTGACTTTCATAAATTCAATACGAAATTCAGAGTTAACTACAGATAACCAACGTTTTAAGATACAAGAAAATTAAACAGTTTAAAGAGATGATTTTGAAGAGGTCCCAATGTTGtgtatacccgtataaacgcagaAAAACTAGTATTCAATtccttatatttacttttttaaaacagCTTTCTACAAATATAAGATGTTTGCCTTCTAGAAGTGTCAGAATCTCAAAATAAGTGTCAAGATATCGAttttttcaacatctaaatagaacatACAAAAAGACCGGCCCGGTCCACGTATTATTGTAAATCACCTTCTAAAACAAATAAAGTTCCTGGTTTTTATGCACTCAAATATCGTTAAATCCAGTGAAACATTATACAGCCGTGTCGATTCAATTTTTATCCCTACCATCAGAAAAAAATAGTAATtgctatatttattattatttttaaaattttaatgtccaattttgaaagaaatcttTGAATGTTTCCTTGCGAATGACGTCAGATTTCACGTGCAGTCTCGTAGACAGGGTCGTCTTTTATATCACGACTTTAAAGTTGTTTACACAAAATAAACTTTTAGTTAAActttctgcgataaacaacgattGACGCGCTGATCTGTAAGAGCGCATTATGACGCCAACTATACGTCAACTTGCCGCATGACGCCCGGTTTATTATAACTCAATTAAATAAAGTCCTGCATGACTTGCCGCATGACGCCCGGTTTATTATAACTCAATTAAATAAAGTCCTGCATGacctttatcaaaatatattaataagcAAGTAAGAAcaaaaacaatcaaggccttatTGTAGTATATAAGTCTAAAATATAACGGTTCATCAAACCACTCCGGATACACATTTGTGGTTCAATTTCCTGGCATCTGAACTcagaaccgtgataaatcaggcgGCAAACAAAAAGAAGACCTGAATTATTTGATTTACCTCAAAATTGAAGGTTTCGTTGAATACTGGATTGAGTGTTTTCTTCACAGTTTTAGAAGTATGACATATATTTTCATCTGGTAAAAGGAACATTTTAACGAATGGATCTCTGTAGTTTTCATTCGAGTTTCGGCCTATAAAAgatagaaatatatacatataaaacgcccaagtttaaaataaaaagtcgttatttatttttgaataagtCCGAGTCCATCGTATAAACCTTTCGTATGCCAGGTAAATagatgttttgttattaaacgaAAAACGAGTGGTATCGGTTACTTGTTGGGCATGAAACACAACCGATGTATTTCATATCCAAAATATTCATTTCTAATATCTATAGCTTTCTTTTTCATAACAGTGATTTACAGTGGTTTTAGTTACAAAATTGCGCATATATAAACTGTTATAAACCTAAACAAGAACCCAAATATCCATTTGCAGTGACACGTTCTACTGTCACGGCTTGTAACGTGCGCTTTCCGCGAACACATAAATGTATGCCAATTAGAATTCCTCTAAAGCTGAATGGTTAGTGTACTAAATTCACGAGCGGAAGTCGTAGGTTCAAACCCAACAGGAGGCTGGACTTCGCATATAATAT from Mercenaria mercenaria strain notata chromosome 2, MADL_Memer_1, whole genome shotgun sequence carries:
- the LOC123564537 gene encoding synaptotagmin-15-like — translated: MSDEEAGVSHGKTSDPSILKEYLDTNGKMSLFYLVACVTGIFLLLLFCVIVMLIKNRRKHRSPSDFFLTEPHEGRSSCKSAPMSRKTSPVREKRKSCPDTYGAVDEAIARSSTFDSLPNMEMEWVQPSPEGEKSKSMTALQYQASFLGAHPQVSLTRSESENLVAETSSPSDHGRILFTVLFDVTTNTLLVTLIKVKELQGRNSNENYRDPFVKMFLLPDENICHTSKTVKKTLNPVFNETFNFEVNYGDIKNRSLRFSVYDVDRRRLRHTLGHAIVPLQDVNISSSGVISKDLELEINYGSSVGDLNIALSYLPHTERLKIVILRARNIRPKPDPDTGFHVRLLLYYGNKLVKNKRTLTQMALPEVNFNESFAFSTTNKSIENFNFVVTLVKTNRQAISNDVDLGHVTLGSFMYARGAGLIHWQEMLAKTRNVVTKWHQLSVPV